catttttatatcatagtggaatgaatggaaaccattTGGCTGGttagaaaggaggaaaaatgatataagAGTTCCAAAGTGttgttttcattacatttcattttttattttattattatgacacaggaaaaaagtaacattacagatgttaaaatgttacatttaaaCTGGCCTGATTCACTTAGTAACTGTTCTATAGCAGATTCCTGTTGCAAACATGAAGTATACACATTTAGGAGATATTATgttaaatgtgcaaaatcactggtctgGTCTGTTAAAGCAACTGATAATCCAAACTCACAAAATGGCCTGATTGTAGGCTCACTGGCCCAAATGAACCAATGATGGCCCAATAACCGATGCCTCAACAGCATAAATAATACCTGATTTTATGCGTGACAGGAAATTTTGCAATGCAAACAAGACAATTTGGGTATAAACTTCATAGCTTTGACAGTTCATTGGGTTACAAACACTGCTTGACTGGCCATCTGGCATACCAGCATCTTTTGCCAAAAATATGCCAACTGGTATATTGTTATATTAACTGTTTGACCCATAAGACTGGTTCATTGGCCCATTATTCATGATTGATTCTGATATTGGCCCTTTTGGGCTGCacgacatttttttgtttagttgttgttgtggtgtgatTGGCCCATTATTCATGATTGACACTAGACTGGCCCAATTAAGCTGAATCAATCCATCAGTCACGCCACAGACAGATCGAACAATAGTTCaaatggagaggaaatgcaAGGAAGACGCAAAGAAgttaagagaaaagaaaagacaagccCCTCAGGCAGATGCCATTCAAATGATTAAGGGGAACCAGTCTGGGCCAAAATGCCATGGCCGCAACACTCCAGGAACTCTTAGAAACAAAATCCTGGATGTCTTGCTTGATATTAATCTTTAAGTGAATCTCAGCCTTAATACCCTGAAGAAGATTGAGAGTCGATACACGTTGGCCTGCTTAGTTGCCTTgctcaaagaataaaaaaatattttgcttcattcaaagaaggaatgtttgtttgttttttttccatggatgTCTGCATCACTTAGAGTTAATGTCCTGCAAGACCTCTGGGATTCTGTCTCTAAATGGACTTTTACCTGACCCACTAAAGAGCACCTGTCGTATGAGCCGCTAGAACCATGCAGCACTTCCTTCTCCCTTTGTAAATACTCACCAGGAACTCACTGGAAAATGTTTGTGATCGCCCCATCCAAACCCATTCAGTCAAAACGGATTGTGGCTTTCAGCAACACTAAGCTCACATAAAGCTGGCGTTCATGCATGAACATCTCAGTCTCAACAAAGTCATTCATGACATGTCACAGGGCCCTACTGATGGGGGCAACACAGGACACAGGGTACATTTTCTTTCACATGCATATTCATAACCCCGTGCTTGTGTCTTCACACATACCCAAAACTGTGGGAAGCGTTTGGCCTGGTGAGTGTCATGCGCGCAGATGACAGAGATTTTGCAGAACAAAGGCATCTGGGCAGAGCTCAAAAGGCCTGTGACCCTGAAAGCATGTCATTTAGCAGAGCTTAAGGATGTGTAAACCTGCCAGTCATGGGGAATCCTCAAAACAGGAGACCATGGGAAGTTCAAAGAAACAGGGCGTTACGCTTTTTCATTGCTTGTCATGTTAACCCAGGCTGCATCACATGTATCTGCACACAGGGTCTGATGGAGCTGAGCGGCTCAGTAGAAACTTAACTCTTTAAAATCCAGGGGCCCTTAGGTAGATTTTATTTCACCCACCCTTCATTGCAAAAACTcgaaatcttaccaagattatttgtcttatttcaagtcaaaaatgtcttatttctagtcaaaatatctcattacacttaaaataagacatgatcacctcagaagtaacttgtttttagacaattgtctcttgtttcaagtgaaaatttgcttgaaacaagtgaaaatttgcttgtttcattggcaaaatttgtttcttgtttctagctaattttcacttatttcaagtgacttttcactttttccactggcaaattttgccaatgaaacaagcaaattttcacttgtttcaagtgaattttcacttaaaacaaatgaaaattgtctaaaaacaagttacttctgaggtgatcatgtcttattttaagtgtaatgagatattttgacttgaaataagacaaataatcttggtaagattttgcgtttttgcagtgttttttctttctttttttccctttttttttttttttttttttgaaggagggtgggtgtctgtgtgtgtgtgtgtgtgtgtgtgtgtgttgggaggcgaatgcttgtgaaaggtgccAGACCCCTTTCCCTACAGTGGCTCTAAGACGCCATCGTAAAACAAGGATTCATTCTGGATAccaaaatttaacaaaacacgTATGCTACAGTATTAGTAATACAAGATCAGGTCAGGAATCAAGATATAAATGGTGTTTGATGGATCAGTTGGTTTCCCGCCAAGTGACACAAGCCTAATCGCCTCGTGTTGCTGCTGTGACCAGTCTGGACAGGAAGACGTGCCAGATTCCGTTTGTTGTGACTTCAGTGGCTGTCTGAGGAGGTCATCTGTTAAATCTGCCCTGCTATTGTTTCATACAAGTGAGACGTTCAGGTGTTTTCCAGCGGGAGGATGAATTTGTGCggcggccacacacacacacacacacacacacacacacacacacacatccttctACCTAACACATAATATCTGTCTAATCTTGTAGTGTAGTACACAGTCAGATCTAGATAAGTCATAACACAGCGTTTTCCTATGAAACAAagcagtgttttcatttcaaactaGCAGGCGTCTCACAGCTGGATTTCCTGGTAGATGCTTGTCTTTCAGGTTGGATCAGTGTGGTGGGCATTCCAGAGAAGGTCTAACCACAAAGCTCAAGACTGTACAAGACTTCCTTGTATTATAATAGATGAGCCCTCTCAGCAGAGAACGTGTGAAATGTACCATCCGCATCCAGCAGTTAGTGCATTTTTTAATGTTACTGACAATCAGTATGAAGAACACAGCCTTTTATCATCACACATTTTCAGAGAGCAAGACCAATTTACTTGACACTACtattttctgcacattttctaTGTACAGATGTTATTTGAAACAATATTAAGGCATctttttataaaaacaaaacaaaggagatCAACATTTTGAACAATTATACAGGAATCCAGTAGAAATCTAATCAATAATCTGTGCTTGATCTATCTACACACAATATTCCagcccttgaaaaaaaaaaaaaaaaatccaaaatactgGTGAAACTTGAGCTGATAAGGCTTAGGAGTGGACTCatgatttttgacttgaaaattcTAAATATCTGAGTTTGCGGTTCTGTTACCTAATATCCACTGTGACTTTTAAACAGAGAGGTCAGTGTTAGCCCTGCGCggttctgtggaaaaaaacataatatactTACTTCACTAAAGCTATACTTATTAAATAACATACGCTATCTAAATTTcatacatctctctctttgaTTATAGGGTAAGGGGATAATAGGTAGACTACAATTGGATTATACCAACGTTTATCTTCATACCGATGTGGTCAGGGctttaaatatatttaagaTTTCACCATGATCTAATGCTAAATGGCTGGGGTGTTCTAATGGAGCAAAGATGGCACTGATAAAGCATGTTTTTACTTGGGACGTCCTGCCTGTAGGGGCGTGATCGCTGCCGCTAGCAGAGCGAGAAGCGGCGGGAGTTGATGTTCATCTTGGTGACGCCAATGAGTCGCAGGGGAGCAGAGAGGCCGAGGCCCGGGGTGACCGGGCATTCACACAGCAGGTCTGACAGCTCATCCCGCTCCTCAAGGCCAAAGGTGGCGTCGTTGAGCATGCGGCGATGCAGGTGGCACGTTTGCTCAATCTTTAGCTTGTTGATGTCACTTCGGAGCCGCATGAGCTGCCTTGCCAGCTGCTGGTCCTGCAGGCGCATCTCcgtctgcacacagacagacagagacagacagagaaacacagagacaggctcAAACCATCAGTACTGTACAAACTGCAGTACAGATTGTAACTTGGTGGGTGCACTTAAGATTCAATTCCAGTAATATTCCAAAGTCCCAGTCTGATTCCAACTATCCCCCACATAACTCACATTATAGGTTCACAGGAAGTTCATGCTAACAGCCCTCactgtgtgacaaaatgtgaaaagaaaactcaCAGTGGGATACTGCAAACAACTTTCTCAGCAAAAGCACTTTGTCCACTGTCTTTGTGCAAAATGATTGCGGTCACATAAGAATCTGCTTTCCAACATTCCAACATTGCGAGAAGCCACTTCCTCCATGCATGCTCAGTCCAGCCATGTGAACCACGGCTGAATGTGCAACATAACCGAGCGGAGCAAAACTGATTACACTCGCAAAGCTGTTTATCAGAGGATCTGAACATAGCTGCTTCCTGAATCCCAATCAATCCCACTCACTTAAACTTGGATGAGACTTTCATATCTTTGACAATGACTGTGGCCAATGTGCAGCTCAGTAGTCAACCAGCAGAAAgtcattatctctctctccctggcctTTAACAGCAAAGTGAGGGCAGAGCCAAAAGGGTGGCCAGGGTGGTACTCTTGAAATTTGATTGGCCAGCCTGGGCGCCACCAAAATGTTTCTTCACATCATTGGCTATCAACCACCAATACGTTGATATTGTCTCTATATATAGAGGAtaaaatggactgcatttctgtgGCGCTTTTCTAGTCTTCTGACCACTCTAAGTGCTTGCCTCATATTCACACACGGTGCCAAGCTATCCATCAGAagcagttaggggttcagtgtcttgctcaaggacacttcaacacactctggaggagccagggatcaAACTGGGAACCCTCCGATTACCAGACGGCCGCTCTACTGTGCTTGTTTTGACCAGCTAAACTGCTCTTTAATGACTCGTGGGATACTGAGGAGTATTTCAGGATAGGAGAACAGCCACTCACCCCTTGGGAGCAGGTGGTACTGTTTGAGGTCTGCTCTTGAGAATATCCTATTAAAGAGGCCCAAATGTGTGGCTAGCCTGCTTTCTAGAATAAACAAAAATGGCTGCACTCACAAAGATatgttaaatcattttttaatgcgCAACAGCAGGGAAAAGAATCACAGGTATTTCAACCTGAAATGATGCTTTCAAAATCATTTTGGAGCAGAAATCTTAGACCTAGCTTTTCAATTTCATGTGACatattctttcatttgctgAAGCACACTAACATAGTTTTTCCTGTTCTAACCCCAATGGGAGGATTAATAAGGAAAAACTACAAAATGACACATAAGACGATGTTAAAGCTGCACAGCTGATGGATGATGATGTGAAACTGAAGGAAGGTTGAttgctgacactgacactgaggatTCTTAACTGGGGCTGCAACTGATGATTGTTTTCATTATCCATTAATCATTTAATAATTTTGTCGACAAGGTGTCAAATATAATGCCAAATCCTCATGGGAAATGAAcagaattcaaattcaattcttcaaattgcttctttagtctgatcagcagccaaacaaaaaaaaaaaaaaaaaaaaaaaaaccagtatgacttttttaatgataaatgGAGAGAAGTAAACATTAGAAATTAGATTTTAACTCGATAAATGTCTCAAAAATTAATTGATTTTCCTGTCAGTGAACTGATAGATTGACTGTTTCTGCAATATTCTTACGTATAGGTAAACTGACAATAATAGATACATCCACACAGTGTCTGATTTCCCTTCTATAGATGGTGCAAGCCAAATGACTCCTTAGTAGTATCAGTTCAACAATCATATGTTCAGGAAGGAGAGAAACACTTTAGAGCATTCAAGGTTTTCACAAACAGCCTCCCATTTACAAGCGAGATgacaaatatgtattttaaagAATGGGACCAGTTCCTCACCAGTTCTTTCCTGAGCCAGTTGAGAGCCTCGTCGATATTCCTGAATCCCTTCAGCACATCTGACGGCAACTTGCACTGAATTACATCGGAGTTAACTACAGTTTCTTTGCCTGTGACTGGCTTCCCCTCATGCTCCATCTGCAGCCGGTCTTCCCGAATTCCCGAATCACTGAGGCTTTCCGTCTCCAGCTGGGCCTTCCACTCCAGGTAAGAAGGTCTCCTCGTCTGCAATCTTAATTTTTCTGCCAAGGCCTTCAAGGTCATGAGATGATCGTCGGTAGCCAATTCCATATCTTCCTTGTCAGCCTCTTCCAGGTCACTGGC
The genomic region above belongs to Myripristis murdjan chromosome 24, fMyrMur1.1, whole genome shotgun sequence and contains:
- the fam167ab gene encoding protein FAM167A, with the translated sequence MKRLRLMMEERPVPQIRVDRASDLEEADKEDMELATDDHLMTLKALAEKLRLQTRRPSYLEWKAQLETESLSDSGIREDRLQMEHEGKPVTGKETVVNSDVIQCKLPSDVLKGFRNIDEALNWLRKELTEMRLQDQQLARQLMRLRSDINKLKIEQTCHLHRRMLNDATFGLEERDELSDLLCECPVTPGLGLSAPLRLIGVTKMNINSRRFSLC